TAAAAACGCTAACCTCACTATAACGGCATGGGATGGAGATAAGCTTATAGGCATTTCACGAACGTTAACTGACTTTGCCTATGTTGCCTATCTTGCTGACTTGGCTGTAGATCAAGTCTATCAACGTTCGGGTATTGGGAAAAAGCTGATTTCTGAAACACAATCTCGACTTGGCTCGGATTGCATGATTGTTCTTTTGGCTGCGCCCAAGGCAAATGATTACTACAAACACATTGGCTTTGAACACAATCCTCGAGCTTGGACGCTCAAAAAATAACAGCGACACATTGAGCCTTATCATTACTGCATGACAACAACCCGCTTTTGCTTAGTGCGCCATGGTGAAACTGACTGGAATGTCGAACGCCGACTTCAGGGTCATACCGATATTGATCTGAATGCTCATGGCAAGCGACAGGCAACACAAATGGCTATGGCCCTCAAAGTCATTGCTTTAGAGTTTGATGTCTTATATACAAGTGATCTAATGCGTGCGGCCAAAACTGCCAAAGCGATTGAGGAAATATTTGGAGTAGCCTCG
Above is a genomic segment from Polynucleobacter wuianus containing:
- a CDS encoding GNAT family N-acetyltransferase — translated: MISYHDDAIISAEQAIDLYTRSTLGERRPIHNTETFEAMLKNANLTITAWDGDKLIGISRTLTDFAYVAYLADLAVDQVYQRSGIGKKLISETQSRLGSDCMIVLLAAPKANDYYKHIGFEHNPRAWTLKK